GGGCTCGCCCCGGCTGCGCTACCAGTTCGGCCTGGCCGGCACCGTCCCGGTCGCCGGTGACTGGGACGGCAACGGCTCGGACAGCTACGGGGGGTACCAGGGCAACCTGTTCTCGATGGTCAACGTCCTCGGCGGCCCGGTGGCGGCCCGTACCCGCTACGGCCTGGCCGGTGACCGACCGTTGGCCGGTGACTGGAACCACGACGGCAAGGACACGGTGGGCGTCGGGCGCGACTACTGAGCTGAGCGCGACTACTGGGCTTGAGCGCGACCACTGAGCTGAGCGCGATTACTGGGCTCGCGCGCGGCCGCTGGGCTTGAGCGGTCGGCGGGCAGCTGCCGGGTACCCTGACCCACGCGCTTCGCGGCCGCGGGGTGCGCCGGTTCGCCAGCCTGACTGCCCTCTGACTGCCAACGTGAAAGGTCGCACATGCCCCGCGCGCTGATTACCGGAATCACCGGGCAGGACGGGTTGTACCTGGCCGAGTTGCTGCTGGCCAAGGGCTATGAGGTGTTCGGGCTGATCCGCGGCCAGAACAACCCCAAGCGGGCCCTGGTCGAGCAGGAAGTGCCCGGCGTCCAGTTGCTGACCGGGGACCTGACCGACCTGTCCAGTCTGATCCGCGCCTACGCCCAGGCCCGGCCGGACGAGGTCTACAACCTTGGCGCGATCTCGTTCGTGGCCTACTCGTGGGAGAACGCCCGGCTGACCTCCGACGTCACCGGCATGGGCGTGCTGAACATGCTGGAGGCGACCCGGCTCTACGCCGGTGACGACATCTCCAAGGTGCGCTTCTACCAGGCTTCGAGTTCGGAGATGTTCGGCAAGGTCCAGGAGGTCCCGCAGCGCGAGTCGACGCTGCTGTGGCCGCGCTCGCCGTACGGGGTGGCCAAGGTGTTCGGCCACTACATGACCATCAACTACCGCGAGTCCTACGGCATGCACGCCTCCTCCGGCATCCTGTTCAACCACGAGTCGCCGCGGCGCGGCCCGGAGTTCGTGACCCGCAAGATCAGCATGGCGGTGGCCCGGATCGCGCTGGGCCTGGACAAGGACATCTCGCTGGGCAACATCGAGGCCAAGCGGGACTGGGGCTTCGCCGGCGACTACGTCGAGGCGATGTGGCGGATGCTGCAGCAGGACGACGCCGATGACTACGTGGTGGCCACCGGTGAGACCCACTCGATCCGGGAGTTCCTCAGCATCGCCTTCCGGCGGGCCGGGATCACCGACTGGGAGGGTTACGTCCTGCAGGACCCGCGGTTCTTCCGGCCGGCCGAGGTGGACTTGCTGATCGGCGATCCGAGAAAGGCCCACCAGCGGCTGGGCTGGCAGCCCACGGTCAGCTTTCAGCAACTGGTGGAGATGATGGTCGACTCCGACCTGGCCGAGCAGCGAGCACTGGCAGGCAAGTGAGGCCCGAAAGCGGACCGACGGCCTTCGTCACCGGCATCACCGGCCAGGACGGCGGTTACCTCACCGAGCGGCTGCTGGCTGAGGGCGTGGCCGTACACGGACTGGTGCACGGCCACGACGAGCAGGCCGGCGCGCTGACCGAGCGCTGCCCAGG
The Jatrophihabitans sp. DNA segment above includes these coding regions:
- a CDS encoding GDP-mannose 4,6-dehydratase, whose protein sequence is MPRALITGITGQDGLYLAELLLAKGYEVFGLIRGQNNPKRALVEQEVPGVQLLTGDLTDLSSLIRAYAQARPDEVYNLGAISFVAYSWENARLTSDVTGMGVLNMLEATRLYAGDDISKVRFYQASSSEMFGKVQEVPQRESTLLWPRSPYGVAKVFGHYMTINYRESYGMHASSGILFNHESPRRGPEFVTRKISMAVARIALGLDKDISLGNIEAKRDWGFAGDYVEAMWRMLQQDDADDYVVATGETHSIREFLSIAFRRAGITDWEGYVLQDPRFFRPAEVDLLIGDPRKAHQRLGWQPTVSFQQLVEMMVDSDLAEQRALAGK